Sequence from the Fusarium oxysporum Fo47 chromosome VI, complete sequence genome:
AGGAACTCTGGATTGAACCATGGGGTCCAAATGCGTTCCGCGTGAGGGCGACCAAAGCTGCCGTGATGCCATCGCAAGATTGGGCGCTTCAGAAGCTTGCAGAAGTGACGCCAGAAATCTCTATTACTGACGAGTCTGCATCCATCAAGAATGGAAACATCAAAGCCCGCATCTCCCGCCAAGGCAAATTGATTATTGAGAAAGCTGATGGGAAGCTGATTCTGGAAGAGTACTCTCGTCATAGGCGGGATCTTCTCGATCCGAAGTGCAGTGCTCTGGAAGTGGAGGCTCGCGAGTTCAAGGGAATACTGGGAACAGACAACTATCATCTGACAATGCGTCTTGAGAGCGTCAGTCCAGATGAGAAGATCTTTGGAATGGGCCaatatcaacagccttggCTTGACCTGAAAGGActcgatcttgagcttgcaCACCGCAACTCTCAAGCAAGCGTTCCCTTTGCTGTGTCCTCACTTGGATATGGACTCTTGTGGAACAACCCCGCGATAGGAAGGGCTGTATTTGGCAAGAACATCATGAGCTTCGAAGCATTCTCAACTCAAATCCTTGACTATTGGATTGTCGCAGGGGACACACCAGCTGAGATTGTGGAAGCATACGCAGATGCTACTGGCAAAGTTCCCATTATGCCTGAGTATGGACTTGGGTTTTGGCAGTGTAAGCTACGATACCAGACACAAGaggagcttctcaaggtgGCTAGAGAATACAAGCGCCGAGAAATTCCGATTGATCTCATAGTCATCGATTTCTTCCATTGGCCCAAGCAAGGAGATTGGAAATTCGACTCAGACTACTGGCCTGATCCTGGTGAGTACCAATTAAGCATATTGAAGAAAAGGATTGCTAACAACGATCAGACGCCATGATTAAAGAGCTCACAGATCTCGGAATCGAGCTCATGGTCTCTATCTGGCCAACTGTTGATAAAACAGCTGAAAATTACCAGTACATGCTGGAGCACGGATACTTGATCCGTACTGATAGAGGTGTCCGGATCGGTCTGGACTTCCAGGGCCAAACGGTACATCTTGACACCACAAACCCAGATGCAAGGAAATACATATGGGACACAGTAAACAAGAACTATTACTCCAAAGGCATAAAGACGTTCTGGCTAGATGAAGCAGAACCAGAATATGCAGCATACGACTTTGATAACTACCGATACTGGCTAGGCTCCAACGGGACGATTGGAAATATCTATCCCGTCAACTATGCTC
This genomic interval carries:
- a CDS encoding glycosyl hydrolases family 31-domain-containing protein is translated as MFFDDKTRLRYKYDAEELWIEPWGPNAFRVRATKAAVMPSQDWALQKLAEVTPEISITDESASIKNGNIKARISRQGKLIIEKADGKLILEEYSRHRRDLLDPKCSALEVEAREFKGILGTDNYHLTMRLESVSPDEKIFGMGQYQQPWLDLKGLDLELAHRNSQASVPFAVSSLGYGLLWNNPAIGRAVFGKNIMSFEAFSTQILDYWIVAGDTPAEIVEAYADATGKVPIMPEYGLGFWQCKLRYQTQEELLKVAREYKRREIPIDLIVIDFFHWPKQGDWKFDSDYWPDPDAMIKELTDLGIELMVSIWPTVDKTAENYQYMLEHGYLIRTDRGVRIGLDFQGQTVHLDTTNPDARKYIWDTVNKNYYSKGIKTFWLDEAEPEYAAYDFDNYRYWLGSNGTIGNIYPVNYAQAFYEGQQEAGQKNIVNLLRCAWAGSQKYGALVWSGDIASSWSSFRNQLCAGLNMGISGIPWWTTDIGGFHGGDPNDEGFRELFVRWFQWGAFCPVMRLHGDREPQQPQQGTTGGATCRSGAPNEVWSYGPQVYDICVKYIKIREDLRPYTRKLMKEAHEKGTPVMRPLFYEFPGDKKCWDISTQYLYGDKYLVCPVLTPGQTKTEVYLPKLSNGEKWSSFNGDESYESGTTVTVDCPLTQMPVFVRGA